The proteins below are encoded in one region of Metabacillus dongyingensis:
- a CDS encoding cytochrome c oxidase assembly protein, translated as MSMHHSHHVIGIGPQLLLALPFIAALVLYGIAVSISNRSRRKWPVYRSVFWFIGIFCAVSAVSGPLANRAHMDFTAHMLGHLLLGMLAPLLMVLAAPMTLLLRSLKVNQARRLTHVLKSLPIRILSDPLTASLLNVGGLWLLYTTDLYPAMHQNSILHIVIHFHVFLAGYLFTVSMIYIDPAPHRTSFAYRVIVLVLAFSGHGILSKFIYAHPPNGVSLGQAEASGMLMYYGGDVIDIVIIFILCLQWYRDARPRVGELSVN; from the coding sequence ATTAGTATGCATCATTCACATCATGTTATCGGAATCGGACCTCAGTTACTGTTGGCCCTGCCATTTATCGCTGCTTTGGTTTTGTATGGTATTGCTGTATCGATCTCTAATCGCAGCCGAAGAAAATGGCCTGTTTACCGGTCTGTTTTTTGGTTTATTGGGATTTTTTGCGCTGTTTCTGCAGTGAGCGGTCCTTTAGCCAACCGTGCCCACATGGATTTTACCGCGCACATGCTCGGACATTTGCTCCTCGGCATGCTGGCGCCGCTTCTCATGGTGCTTGCTGCACCAATGACTCTCCTCCTGCGATCCTTAAAGGTGAATCAGGCAAGAAGGCTCACTCATGTTCTGAAAAGCTTGCCAATACGGATTTTAAGTGATCCTCTCACTGCTTCCTTGCTGAATGTGGGAGGACTTTGGCTCCTTTATACGACGGATTTATACCCAGCCATGCATCAGAATTCCATTCTCCATATCGTTATCCATTTTCATGTTTTCTTAGCGGGGTATTTGTTCACCGTGTCTATGATTTATATTGATCCGGCACCGCATAGGACGAGCTTTGCTTATCGTGTGATTGTGCTGGTGCTGGCGTTCTCCGGCCACGGAATTTTGTCTAAGTTCATTTATGCTCATCCGCCAAATGGAGTGTCTCTGGGGCAGGCCGAGGCTTCGGGAATGCTAATGTACTACGGCGGAGACGTAATAGATATTGTGATTATTTTTATTCTCTGCCTGCAATGGTACCGTGATGCACGACCGCGTGTCGGGGAGCTATCCGTAAATTAG
- a CDS encoding NAD(P)H-hydrate dehydratase, translating into MKAHPFWKEENVRTTLPKREASGHKGTYGTGLLLAGSRDMPGAALLSGLGAMRSGIGKLEIGTDEEVIPYVVPVLPEATYLRNGLQKTAERSVDLAKYKAVAAGPGIEPNEETEKAIHQLMKSESPLILDAGALTERMYDERQEPVILTPHPGEFSKITGVDLKELQQNRSHHASIWSEKLGVTIVLKGNETIIAFPDGEAWTNPTGNSALAKGGTGDTLTGMMLGMLCCHKEWRHAVLNAVYLHGVRADKWSEQRSAHTMLAHELTELLPVVWKGFE; encoded by the coding sequence ATGAAAGCTCATCCATTTTGGAAAGAGGAAAACGTAAGAACAACACTTCCGAAAAGAGAGGCTTCAGGTCACAAAGGAACCTACGGAACTGGTCTCCTTTTAGCGGGAAGCAGAGATATGCCAGGAGCAGCGCTGCTTTCAGGACTTGGAGCTATGCGCAGCGGGATTGGCAAACTGGAAATCGGGACTGATGAAGAGGTGATCCCGTATGTTGTCCCTGTTTTGCCTGAGGCAACCTATTTGAGAAATGGATTGCAGAAAACGGCGGAAAGATCCGTTGACCTGGCAAAATATAAGGCTGTTGCTGCAGGTCCTGGTATAGAACCAAATGAAGAAACGGAGAAGGCCATTCATCAGCTGATGAAATCGGAATCTCCCCTCATATTGGATGCGGGGGCTTTAACTGAGCGGATGTATGATGAAAGACAGGAACCTGTGATTCTCACTCCCCACCCTGGTGAATTTTCGAAAATAACAGGAGTTGACCTAAAAGAGCTTCAGCAAAATCGCTCGCATCATGCATCCATTTGGTCTGAGAAGCTTGGTGTAACCATTGTTCTTAAAGGAAACGAGACAATCATCGCTTTCCCTGATGGTGAAGCCTGGACAAATCCGACAGGGAACAGCGCGCTTGCAAAGGGAGGCACCGGCGACACACTAACTGGTATGATGCTTGGCATGCTGTGCTGCCATAAGGAATGGAGACATGCGGTCTTAAACGCGGTCTATCTTCACGGAGTACGTGCCGATAAATGGTCCGAGCAAAGGTCAGCCCATACGATGCTCGCCCATGAATTAACGGAGCTGCTTCCTGTGGTCTGGAAGGGGTTTGAATAG
- a CDS encoding DUF3231 family protein produces MVNVWETVMDAMKSMTVQDKDQPLHVGEVMACWIYLAGLELAKVSVQAGLNTTEDDELKAILEEDMKLGNSQRKQLHDFLIKEGITLPPAPEDMPISDSNSIPLGVKLTDDVIANELSLKIISLIMKAAGAATESIRTDVGLLFVQFQAEKLAYATRLKHLMRKRGWIKVPPFYVPAGSQQPLS; encoded by the coding sequence ATGGTAAATGTATGGGAAACAGTTATGGATGCAATGAAATCAATGACAGTTCAAGATAAAGATCAACCTCTTCATGTCGGAGAAGTGATGGCATGCTGGATTTACTTGGCAGGTCTTGAATTAGCCAAAGTATCCGTTCAAGCAGGTTTAAATACGACGGAGGATGATGAATTAAAAGCAATTCTTGAAGAAGATATGAAACTCGGAAACAGTCAAAGGAAACAACTCCATGATTTCTTGATTAAGGAAGGCATTACACTGCCTCCTGCCCCTGAAGATATGCCAATATCAGATTCTAACAGTATTCCTCTTGGTGTTAAATTAACGGATGATGTGATTGCAAACGAATTATCTTTAAAAATCATTAGTTTGATTATGAAAGCAGCTGGTGCCGCTACTGAGTCAATTCGTACAGATGTTGGTTTATTGTTTGTTCAGTTTCAAGCAGAAAAATTGGCTTACGCGACTAGATTAAAACATTTAATGCGTAAACGCGGATGGATTAAAGTACCGCCGTTTTACGTCCCAGCTGGTTCTCAACAACCATTGAGTTAA
- a CDS encoding cysteine hydrolase family protein encodes MESTKVLVIIDVQKAFNHKKWGERNNFHAEENIKKVLDIWRDKGWEVVHVQHLSEKPGSVFYYKEDGFSIKDIVAPLNHEKVITKTVNSAFIGTNLNEYLKSINTDKVVVTGLTTPHCVSTTTRMSGNLGYDTYLLSDATAAFGMKDHNGEYIDAETIHNLSLATVHNEFATVLNTEQFIKSIL; translated from the coding sequence ATGGAAAGTACCAAAGTTTTAGTAATTATAGATGTTCAAAAAGCTTTTAACCACAAAAAATGGGGAGAACGAAATAATTTTCATGCCGAAGAAAACATTAAGAAAGTGCTGGATATATGGCGTGATAAAGGATGGGAGGTAGTCCATGTTCAACACTTATCTGAAAAACCGGGTTCAGTTTTTTATTATAAAGAGGACGGTTTTTCTATAAAAGACATCGTTGCTCCTCTCAATCATGAAAAAGTAATAACCAAAACGGTTAATAGTGCTTTTATTGGAACTAATCTTAACGAATATTTAAAAAGTATTAATACGGACAAAGTAGTAGTTACTGGCTTGACTACCCCGCATTGCGTTTCAACCACTACAAGAATGAGCGGGAATTTGGGTTATGATACTTATCTGCTTTCAGATGCAACAGCAGCTTTTGGAATGAAGGATCATAACGGTGAATATATAGATGCAGAAACGATTCATAATCTTTCTCTTGCGACTGTTCACAATGAATTTGCCACCGTGTTAAACACCGAGCAATTTATTAAATCTATTTTGTGA
- a CDS encoding iron chaperone — protein MEVFAKYLAGIDNPDHRDRTEEILTWVADKFPNLKPHIKWNTPMFSDHGTFIIGFSTAKHHLSVAPEEAGITHFVDDIAQAGYSATKGLFRIRWAEPVNYELLEKMIEFNIQDKTEYTNFWRE, from the coding sequence ATGGAAGTTTTCGCAAAATATTTAGCAGGTATTGATAACCCCGACCACCGCGATCGAACAGAGGAAATTTTGACGTGGGTTGCTGATAAATTCCCGAATTTGAAACCGCACATCAAGTGGAATACGCCAATGTTTTCCGATCACGGCACATTTATCATCGGCTTTTCCACAGCGAAGCATCATTTGAGCGTTGCACCCGAAGAAGCAGGCATTACCCACTTTGTCGATGACATTGCACAAGCTGGCTACAGCGCTACCAAAGGCTTGTTTCGAATTCGGTGGGCTGAGCCGGTAAATTACGAATTGCTTGAGAAAATGATTGAATTTAATATACAGGATAAAACAGAATATACGAATTTTTGGCGGGAATAA
- a CDS encoding DinB family protein has translation MTLNRIEFLINLLDSTFDKESWYAPLKHAIEGVTAEQASWRPAGEAAKTIWENVNHLIYYKERLVADMEGREWTHNLSGDENFYLTEQSNENKEWKKVIERAENVHHSLRQILSGTSVEELDQNSLEGKLLDIFLHDAYHTGQIIQIRKMQGSWPSHR, from the coding sequence ATGACTTTGAATCGTATTGAATTCCTTATAAACCTGCTAGATTCGACGTTTGATAAGGAGAGTTGGTATGCTCCGCTTAAACATGCAATTGAAGGAGTCACGGCAGAACAAGCCAGTTGGAGACCAGCTGGAGAGGCAGCCAAAACAATCTGGGAGAATGTTAATCATCTCATTTATTACAAAGAGAGACTTGTAGCAGACATGGAAGGCCGTGAATGGACACATAATCTAAGCGGTGACGAAAACTTCTATCTCACCGAACAATCAAATGAAAATAAGGAATGGAAGAAAGTCATTGAACGTGCTGAAAACGTTCATCACAGTTTAAGGCAGATACTGAGTGGAACTTCTGTTGAAGAGCTTGACCAAAATTCCCTTGAAGGGAAACTGCTGGATATATTTCTTCACGACGCTTACCATACGGGTCAAATTATTCAAATCAGAAAAATGCAGGGGTCCTGGCCATCCCATCGTTGA
- a CDS encoding bile acid:sodium symporter family protein, translated as MNLLARISTAAGNTFIYWVLLFTALALLFPGGFTWIAPYIPLLLGIIMFGMGLTLSFKDFKAVFKQPLAVFVGVAAQYIIMPGAAYLLAVGLNLPPEVAVGVILVGCCPGGTASNVMAYLARANVALSVAVSSVATLVSPILTPALIYLLASQWLPVSGKDMLLSTVQIVLIPIILGIVFKWILKDKAEEGAKILPLVSVIGIVGVISAVVAGNKDNILESGLAILGVVVLHNFVGLLLGFFISKWCKFPYADQKAISIEVGMQNSGLAAALATAHFSPLTAVPSAIFSVWHNISGPLIATYWAKKSAKKEQEMKLVKNPKQVS; from the coding sequence ATGAATTTGCTAGCAAGAATAAGTACAGCAGCAGGTAACACTTTTATCTACTGGGTCTTACTATTCACGGCTTTGGCCTTGTTGTTTCCAGGAGGTTTTACCTGGATAGCACCTTATATCCCGCTCCTTCTTGGAATTATCATGTTCGGGATGGGATTGACGTTGTCTTTTAAAGATTTCAAGGCTGTATTCAAACAGCCCCTGGCCGTGTTCGTAGGGGTTGCTGCTCAATACATCATTATGCCTGGTGCCGCTTATCTTCTGGCCGTAGGGTTGAATCTTCCTCCTGAAGTGGCTGTTGGCGTGATATTGGTCGGCTGCTGCCCTGGGGGAACTGCATCGAATGTAATGGCGTACCTGGCAAGAGCAAATGTCGCCCTGTCAGTTGCGGTTTCATCGGTAGCGACTTTGGTATCACCTATCCTGACTCCGGCGCTTATTTACTTATTAGCGAGCCAGTGGCTTCCTGTATCAGGAAAAGATATGCTTCTCTCGACGGTTCAAATCGTTCTTATTCCTATTATTCTCGGTATCGTCTTCAAATGGATATTGAAGGACAAAGCAGAAGAAGGGGCGAAAATCCTGCCGCTTGTCTCAGTAATTGGGATCGTCGGCGTCATCTCAGCAGTGGTAGCCGGGAATAAAGATAATATCCTTGAATCCGGTTTGGCGATCCTCGGTGTAGTCGTTCTGCATAATTTTGTTGGATTGCTATTAGGTTTCTTTATTTCAAAATGGTGCAAATTCCCTTATGCCGATCAAAAGGCAATTTCGATTGAGGTCGGGATGCAGAACTCAGGACTTGCTGCAGCATTAGCAACCGCCCATTTCTCACCGCTTACTGCTGTTCCGAGTGCAATTTTCTCAGTGTGGCACAATATTTCTGGACCTTTGATTGCCACGTACTGGGCGAAAAAGTCCGCAAAAAAAGAGCAAGAAATGAAATTAGTTAAAAATCCAAAGCAAGTTTCCTAA
- a CDS encoding PLP-dependent aminotransferase family protein, which translates to MFSIDWKPNKSSPVPLHKQITEFIKEKISNGEWTIGYKLPPQRTLAKAFEVNRSTVVTAYDELTAEGLIEGKTGSGTRVVNNTWNLLTTAPPPDWSSYVNSGIHKPNLPTIQEINQAEFIPDIIHLGTGELSPELMPGTSMKQVFEKLSTRELTYGYEEPKGLLPLREQISSYLKTIGIQASPSSILIVSGAIQALQLISVGLLHKGSTVLTEKPSYLNSVHVFQSAGMQLVGIPLDKEGLEAEHIPQYKKQHKAALLYTIPSFHNPTGTLMTVKRRDQLLNICQQEQLPIIEDDVYRELWLEEKPPKPLKAFDKNGLDLYLGSLSKSLSPGLRIGWVVGPEPVIEHLADIKMQTDYGSSSLSQWAAAEWFSSGLYDQHLKEIRKQLKIRRDFTLNTLNQYFSSIATWEKPSGGFYVWVRLLPSISIRKLFEHALAEGILLNPGNVYDNQACQYLRISYSFASLPSLEDGLRRLSMIISRLAE; encoded by the coding sequence ATGTTTTCAATCGATTGGAAGCCAAATAAGTCTTCACCTGTACCATTACATAAACAAATAACTGAATTTATAAAAGAAAAGATATCGAATGGGGAATGGACGATAGGATATAAGCTCCCTCCTCAACGCACACTGGCAAAAGCTTTTGAAGTAAATCGAAGTACAGTTGTAACTGCATATGATGAATTAACAGCGGAAGGACTTATTGAAGGAAAAACCGGCAGTGGAACAAGAGTGGTTAATAATACATGGAACCTTTTAACAACTGCCCCTCCCCCGGATTGGAGTTCCTACGTAAATTCTGGCATTCACAAACCCAACTTGCCAACGATTCAAGAAATAAATCAAGCTGAATTTATTCCTGACATAATCCATTTAGGAACAGGAGAATTATCACCGGAACTCATGCCTGGCACTTCAATGAAACAAGTTTTCGAAAAATTGTCTACTAGAGAATTAACTTATGGCTATGAAGAACCGAAGGGGTTGTTGCCGCTCAGGGAGCAAATAAGCAGCTATTTAAAAACAATTGGAATTCAGGCTTCACCCTCTTCCATTTTAATCGTTTCAGGTGCTATACAAGCCCTGCAGCTTATTAGTGTTGGTTTATTACATAAAGGTTCTACCGTATTAACAGAAAAGCCATCGTATCTCAATTCAGTGCATGTCTTCCAATCAGCAGGTATGCAATTAGTCGGCATCCCGTTAGATAAAGAAGGACTTGAAGCAGAACATATTCCACAATATAAAAAACAACATAAAGCTGCATTACTTTATACAATTCCTTCTTTTCACAACCCTACTGGAACTTTAATGACTGTTAAAAGACGTGATCAATTATTAAACATCTGTCAACAAGAACAATTGCCAATAATCGAGGATGATGTTTATAGAGAGTTATGGTTAGAGGAAAAACCGCCAAAACCCCTTAAGGCTTTTGACAAAAATGGCCTTGATTTATATTTGGGAAGTTTATCTAAATCATTAAGTCCAGGTCTTCGAATTGGTTGGGTAGTTGGTCCAGAACCAGTTATTGAGCACTTAGCAGATATTAAAATGCAAACCGACTATGGTTCCAGTTCTTTATCACAGTGGGCCGCAGCAGAATGGTTTTCCAGCGGACTTTATGATCAGCATCTTAAGGAAATAAGAAAACAGCTTAAAATACGAAGGGATTTTACATTAAATACTTTAAACCAGTATTTTTCCAGTATTGCAACATGGGAAAAGCCAAGTGGAGGATTTTATGTTTGGGTACGTTTATTGCCGTCAATCTCTATAAGAAAACTATTTGAACATGCACTTGCAGAAGGCATATTACTAAACCCCGGAAACGTCTATGATAATCAGGCTTGCCAATATCTGCGCATTTCCTATTCCTTTGCATCTCTTCCAAGTTTAGAAGACGGTCTGCGCCGTTTATCAATGATAATAAGTAGACTTGCCGAATAG
- a CDS encoding LysE/ArgO family amino acid transporter → MLEPFIHGFILALGLILPLGVQNIFVFNQGALQPRFIKALPVVITASLCDTLLILVSVLGVSLLILGSFWIKTILVGGGFIFLIYMGWTTWNSKPSNERAEIAKKFSLKKQVLFAASVSLLNPHAIMDTMGVIGPGSLRYEGEEKVIFVFSCMVVSWSWFLGLALIGRMSGKLDKSGNFMFVLNKISALVMWGAAVYLGLSLINH, encoded by the coding sequence ATGTTAGAACCATTTATTCATGGATTTATTCTTGCACTGGGATTGATTCTGCCTCTTGGCGTCCAAAATATTTTTGTTTTTAATCAAGGGGCGCTGCAGCCGCGATTTATTAAAGCATTACCTGTTGTGATTACTGCCTCTTTGTGTGATACGCTTTTGATTTTAGTGTCTGTCTTAGGGGTTTCCTTACTGATTCTAGGTTCATTTTGGATCAAAACAATCCTTGTTGGGGGAGGTTTTATCTTTTTAATTTATATGGGATGGACCACATGGAATAGTAAACCGAGCAATGAAAGAGCAGAAATTGCAAAGAAATTTTCTTTGAAGAAACAAGTCTTGTTTGCGGCATCTGTTTCCTTACTTAACCCTCATGCAATAATGGACACGATGGGTGTGATCGGACCAGGTTCGTTAAGATACGAGGGGGAAGAAAAAGTTATATTTGTTTTTTCATGCATGGTGGTTTCGTGGAGTTGGTTTTTAGGACTTGCGCTAATTGGGCGAATGAGTGGAAAACTCGATAAATCAGGAAACTTTATGTTTGTATTGAATAAAATATCTGCCTTAGTAATGTGGGGGGCAGCCGTTTATCTTGGACTATCTTTAATTAATCATTAA
- a CDS encoding sensor histidine kinase, which yields MKTHKLYWALTAILGTVHLQALVMNLPWKTPIYYTSLLALGIAYFIYRKSALNLSALEVKWHIYLFLMQMILITFYIADLPFLIELVPFLIFIGLEAVRQAGSKKLHTLSHELQQFEEQRNHMNETFRIVRSERHDFLKHVSAVHFLLENGKNKEAKDYLDELVGGYEETNLSIKGERGIVAGALHQMYKTAHAAGISIVYDLDLPLSSLPFSDHNIVALIGNLLSNSIDASKEWQEAHKEQAQISLQFYKKSGLYILICKNTAMPIPNDILDQLYEIYGITTKSDGHAGLGTKIIHDIVNEHQGYLDFVYKKEEFTVKIKIPAIR from the coding sequence GTGAAAACACATAAATTATACTGGGCACTGACTGCTATCCTTGGAACGGTTCATCTTCAGGCTTTGGTCATGAACCTTCCTTGGAAAACGCCCATTTATTATACTAGTTTACTGGCCTTAGGAATCGCTTATTTTATTTATAGAAAATCCGCTTTAAACCTTAGTGCACTGGAAGTAAAATGGCATATTTATTTATTCTTAATGCAGATGATACTCATTACCTTTTATATAGCGGATCTGCCTTTTTTAATAGAGCTCGTCCCTTTTCTGATTTTTATCGGTCTAGAAGCGGTCCGGCAAGCCGGTTCAAAGAAACTGCACACTTTATCTCACGAGCTTCAGCAGTTTGAAGAACAGCGGAATCACATGAATGAAACGTTCAGAATTGTCCGAAGCGAACGGCATGATTTTCTGAAACATGTTTCTGCTGTTCATTTCCTGCTTGAAAACGGCAAAAACAAGGAAGCGAAAGACTATTTGGATGAATTAGTTGGCGGATATGAAGAAACGAACCTCTCGATTAAAGGAGAACGGGGAATTGTCGCGGGAGCCCTGCACCAGATGTATAAAACTGCTCATGCGGCCGGCATTTCCATTGTCTATGATCTCGACCTCCCTTTATCTTCCCTGCCGTTTTCAGACCATAACATCGTGGCTTTGATTGGCAATCTTCTATCCAATAGCATTGATGCAAGCAAAGAATGGCAGGAAGCACATAAAGAACAGGCACAGATCTCCCTGCAATTTTACAAAAAAAGCGGTCTTTACATACTCATATGCAAGAATACTGCCATGCCAATTCCAAACGATATTCTAGATCAATTGTATGAAATATACGGGATCACGACAAAATCAGACGGACATGCTGGTCTCGGCACGAAAATCATTCATGATATCGTGAACGAGCATCAGGGATATTTAGATTTTGTTTATAAAAAAGAGGAATTTACGGTGAAGATCAAGATTCCTGCAATCAGATGA
- a CDS encoding LytR/AlgR family response regulator transcription factor — MKVGLVDDRFIDLDKLNGIIAGIPELEIVFSTQSAEEAYEHIKKEAVDVLIADIEMPNLSGYELADVIHSHALNISVIFVTGSSGYAVHAFELNVHDYIMKPYSKERLIKSIERLKEKSKSAEIAGRLYLKQKNDIHILQKKDIIFIERSGRSTTIYTKSGSIKTYLTLNELEGELRERDFIRSHRSFIINIHYVKNFSLYAKNSYIVTFEGLDAQAMITKEKVDFLQQHYF, encoded by the coding sequence ATGAAAGTTGGACTAGTAGACGACCGGTTTATTGACCTTGATAAATTAAATGGAATAATCGCAGGCATACCAGAACTCGAAATTGTGTTCTCCACTCAATCGGCTGAGGAGGCATACGAGCATATAAAGAAAGAGGCAGTTGATGTACTGATTGCGGACATTGAAATGCCGAATCTGTCGGGCTATGAACTAGCCGATGTGATTCATTCGCATGCACTGAATATTTCAGTTATCTTTGTGACCGGAAGCAGCGGCTATGCCGTTCACGCATTTGAACTGAATGTTCATGACTACATTATGAAGCCTTATTCGAAAGAACGGCTGATCAAATCAATTGAACGATTGAAAGAAAAATCAAAATCAGCGGAAATCGCCGGAAGACTGTATTTAAAACAAAAAAATGACATTCATATCCTTCAGAAGAAAGACATCATTTTCATTGAACGATCAGGCAGATCAACGACCATTTATACCAAATCTGGTTCTATCAAGACGTACCTGACGCTGAATGAACTTGAAGGAGAACTGAGAGAACGGGATTTCATCCGGTCCCACCGGTCTTTTATCATCAATATCCATTACGTAAAAAACTTTTCGCTGTATGCCAAAAATTCCTACATCGTGACATTTGAAGGCTTGGATGCACAAGCCATGATTACGAAGGAAAAAGTGGATTTCTTGCAGCAGCATTACTTTTAA
- a CDS encoding ATP-binding cassette domain-containing protein — protein sequence MIEIHEVTKTFQDKKIFVTALKHVSFSMKKGEVVGLLGENGAGKTTLLRMIATLLSPTEGQVSVAGYDTIKEPDEIKKRIGVLFGGETGLYDRLTARENLEYFARLYGLSKHETKVRIDDLAKMFGMRDYLNRKVGGFSKGMRQKVAIARAIIHNPDIILFDEPTTGLDITSSNVFRQLVHQLKREGKTIVFSSHIMEEVTMLCDSVAMMHKGELVYQGNLESLYQAEGSRDLNYIFMSKLVRRDDYAS from the coding sequence ATGATTGAGATTCATGAGGTTACGAAAACGTTTCAGGATAAAAAAATATTTGTCACAGCGCTTAAGCATGTATCATTTTCCATGAAAAAAGGAGAAGTGGTCGGCTTGCTTGGAGAAAACGGAGCGGGAAAAACAACGCTGCTGCGGATGATCGCGACTCTGCTATCTCCAACTGAAGGTCAGGTCAGTGTGGCAGGGTACGACACGATAAAAGAACCGGATGAAATCAAGAAACGAATTGGCGTGCTGTTCGGAGGGGAAACCGGCTTGTATGATCGCCTCACCGCTCGGGAGAACTTGGAATACTTTGCCCGATTGTATGGACTCAGCAAGCATGAAACAAAGGTGCGAATAGATGACTTAGCAAAAATGTTCGGAATGAGGGATTATTTAAACCGGAAAGTTGGCGGCTTTTCAAAGGGAATGCGTCAAAAAGTCGCAATAGCCAGAGCGATTATCCATAATCCCGACATCATTCTTTTTGATGAACCGACAACGGGTCTGGATATTACTTCATCTAATGTCTTCCGCCAGCTTGTTCATCAGCTGAAAAGAGAAGGAAAAACGATTGTATTTTCAAGCCACATCATGGAAGAAGTCACTATGCTCTGCGACTCTGTTGCGATGATGCACAAGGGAGAGCTAGTCTATCAGGGAAACCTGGAGAGTCTTTATCAAGCAGAAGGCAGCCGTGATTTGAATTATATTTTCATGAGCAAGCTAGTTAGGAGAGATGATTATGCTTCTTGA
- a CDS encoding ABC transporter permease: MLLEIYLKEMKDCFRDRRTLFLTVLLPIVMMTGLTLFYESLVSDGEDNTYTLALDENISGAEADIFSVLENVKIIKTENPEEVIKEGDAQAAVLLDSDFTAKIEDGQAASITIIGDSFSQNSSALMTLVSGALTAYEKTIVSERLAQEGTDPSLIQPLSIEQKEVSEEDPTINLLALLVPMILALAVGIGAGPAASDLFAGEKEKKTMEALLMTPVSRSTLLFSKWLTISSIGTITGMITLAVVALEIAFLTENLRKAVSFGDDAPLIIGIAILISVIYAMFIASVLMVTSIIGKTVKESQSYSTPIMMLVTIPALTTANLSINELAFHHFAIPILNLFSLLKELLFGVIQYDHILIVIGSNVLFMALAFVIGRALFMKDKWVIN, encoded by the coding sequence ATGCTTCTTGAAATCTATCTAAAAGAAATGAAGGACTGTTTCCGTGACCGGAGAACGCTATTTTTAACTGTATTGCTTCCGATTGTGATGATGACTGGATTGACGCTTTTTTATGAGAGTTTAGTATCAGACGGAGAAGACAATACGTACACGCTGGCTCTTGATGAAAACATAAGCGGAGCGGAAGCCGACATTTTTAGTGTTCTTGAAAATGTGAAGATTATCAAAACGGAAAATCCTGAAGAAGTCATTAAAGAAGGTGATGCGCAGGCAGCCGTTCTTCTTGACTCTGATTTCACTGCTAAGATTGAGGACGGTCAAGCAGCATCCATCACAATCATTGGGGATTCTTTCAGTCAAAATTCATCTGCTCTTATGACACTCGTATCAGGTGCCTTGACGGCATATGAAAAAACAATTGTTTCCGAAAGGCTTGCTCAAGAGGGAACAGATCCATCCCTTATTCAGCCGCTTTCTATTGAACAAAAAGAAGTATCGGAAGAAGACCCGACGATTAACTTACTTGCGCTTCTGGTTCCGATGATTCTTGCATTAGCAGTCGGCATCGGGGCTGGTCCTGCTGCATCCGATCTTTTTGCTGGAGAAAAAGAGAAGAAAACAATGGAGGCGCTCTTAATGACTCCAGTGAGCAGGTCAACGCTGCTATTCTCAAAATGGCTGACCATTTCTTCTATAGGGACCATTACAGGTATGATCACACTGGCTGTAGTAGCACTTGAGATAGCCTTTTTAACAGAAAACCTCAGAAAAGCTGTTTCATTCGGTGACGATGCTCCGCTTATTATCGGCATTGCTATTCTTATTTCTGTCATCTATGCCATGTTTATTGCATCAGTGCTAATGGTGACGAGCATTATCGGCAAAACGGTAAAAGAATCGCAAAGCTACAGCACACCAATCATGATGCTTGTCACGATCCCTGCCCTTACAACAGCAAACCTCAGCATCAATGAACTTGCGTTTCATCACTTTGCGATTCCAATATTGAACCTCTTCAGTCTTCTGAAAGAATTGCTGTTTGGCGTCATTCAGTATGATCACATCCTAATCGTGATTGGCAGCAATGTATTGTTTATGGCACTCGCTTTTGTAATCGGAAGAGCGCTGTTTATGAAGGATAAATGGGTTATAAATTAG